The proteins below come from a single Desulfovibrio sp. Huiquan2017 genomic window:
- a CDS encoding HPr family phosphocarrier protein, translating to MTDENNKTDEAPEYLSRKVFVSSENGLHARPAGRLAQEAQTFDSDISLVAENQTVDAKSILDILTLAAGPGNMVELRARGADAEAALDRLEALFLNKFEGA from the coding sequence ATGACGGATGAAAACAATAAAACCGACGAGGCCCCGGAATATCTGTCCAGGAAGGTTTTCGTCTCCTCGGAGAACGGGCTGCACGCCCGCCCGGCTGGACGGCTGGCCCAGGAGGCCCAGACCTTCGACTCGGACATCTCCCTGGTCGCCGAAAATCAGACGGTGGACGCCAAGTCCATCCTGGACATCCTGACCCTGGCCGCCGGTCCGGGCAACATGGTGGAACTGCGCGCCCGGGGCGCGGACGCCGAGGCCGCGCTTGACCGGCTCGAAGCGCTGTTCCTGAACAAATTCGAAGGGGCATAA